A genomic window from Nicotiana sylvestris chromosome 11, ASM39365v2, whole genome shotgun sequence includes:
- the LOC138880730 gene encoding uncharacterized protein: MAINNQAPTVPPAAPAESTGIGTNGVGYQMNGAGNHNHVNTRYSRVEFSRFGGDDLRGWVYRCEQFFDVDGTPEDMKVKLASIHMEGRALQWHQTLLKSRLGREFPNWNDYVRALHLRFGHTLYADPMSELVGLKQNGSVQEFLDKFDELLNQVELTEEYSISCFLNGLKPEVKVQVRMLAPRTLMRAYSLAKLAEQSVKLQREHNQLMVRNSRPLLPTPSSSRSSNFRSYYHLMGPESSRGSNGGKYSNPSNHSTLKGPRKLSATEMDERRAKGLCFWCDEKYIPGHNCKKKK; this comes from the coding sequence ATGGCTATTAATAATCAAGCTCCGACGGTTCCACCAGCGGCTCCGGCAGAAAGTACGGGAATCGGTACTAATGGGGTAGGTTACCAGATGAATGGAGCTGGAAATCATAATCACGTGAATACCCGATATTCACGAGTAGAATTTTCCAGATTTGGGGGTGACGATTTGCGAGGTTGGGTGTATCGATGCGAACAATTCTTTGATGTTGATGGAACTCCGGAAGATATGAAGGTGAAATTAGCCTCGATTCACATGGAGGGCAGAGCTCTTCAATGGCACCAAACGCTATTGAAGTCAAGATTGGGTAGGGAATTCCCAAATTGGAACGATTATGTACGAGCTTTGCATCTTAGGTTTGGACATACTCTGTATGCTGATCCTATGTCTGAACTTGTGGGCCTGAAACAGAATGGGAGTGTTCAAGAGTTCTTGGATAAATTTGACGAACTGTTGAATCAAGTAGAGTTGACAGAAGAATATTCTATCAGTTGTTTTTTGAATGGATTAAAACCTGAGGTTAAGGTTCAAGTCCGCATGTTGGCACCAAGGACTTTAATGAGAGCTTATAGTCTTGCTAAATTAGCAGAACAATCAGTGAAGTTACAGAGAGAACATAACCAGTTAATGGTAAGAAATTCTAGACCCTTGTTACCCACTCCAAGTTCTTCTAGGAGTTCAAATTTTAGAAGTTATTATCACTTAATGGGACCTGAAAGCAGTAGGGGTTCAAATGGAGGAAAGTACTCTAATCCTAGTAATCATTCTACACTAAAGGGaccaagaaaactttctgccaCAGAAATGGACGAGAGGAGGGCCAAAGGGTTATGCTTTTGGTGTGATGAGAAATATATTCCTGGTCATAACTGTAAGAAGAAAAAATAG
- the LOC104242343 gene encoding uncharacterized protein isoform X1: MEYSKLFWKGKRCCSTSAGMLIMVSLGDEHVGYRRMDLPMLKLSVVGGRPFSCGGRPLFRKQLLKARYGVHDMDRSAERILQAAMGTPEDHSIIFLAHNGPTGLGAKIDDICGRDWFVGGGDHGDPDLAHALAQLKEAAPYSVPLVIFGHMHKQLALGNGFRKMIVVGNDNTIYLNGAIVPRVRPPALTAESEGTSRAFTIAEISNGRVEKIAETWISVIGDKTRLEEEHILFNSPSRGSVTASLL; the protein is encoded by the exons ATGGAATACTCAAAACTTTTCTGGAAG GGAAAAAGATGCTGTTCAACTTCAGCTGGAATG CTTATAATGGTCAGTCTTGGTGATGAGCATGTTGGTTACCGTCGCATGGATCTCCCCATGCTAAAACTCAGTGTTGTTGGTGGACGACCTTTTTCTTGTGGTGGTAGGCCCTTATTTCGGAAACAGCTTCTGAAAGCAAG GTATGGTGTCCATGATATGGATAGGAGCGCTGAGAGGATCTTACAAGCTGCCATGGGCACTCCAGAGGATCATTCAATTATATTTCTTGCTCATAATGGTCCAACGG GGCTAGGTGCTAAAATAGATGACATCTGCGGAAGAGACTGGTTTGTTGGAGGTGGCGACCATGGTGATCCAG ATCTAGCACATGCCTTGGCCCAACTAAAAGAGGCTGCTCCATATTCGGTCCCATTGGTCATTTTCGGTCACATGCATAAACAACTTGCTTTAGGAAATGGCTTTCGTAAAATGATAGTGGTCGGAAATGATAATACCATATACTTGAATGGAGCTATTGTTCCCCGGGTTAGACCCCCAGCTTTGACAGCTGAATCCGAAGGCACATCGCGAGCCTTCACCATCGCAGAAATTTCAAACGGAAGAGTGGAGAAGATTGCAGAAACTTGGATTTCTGTCATCGGAGACAAAACAAGATTAGAGGAGGAACATATACTGTTTAATAGTCCAAGCAGAGGTTCTGTCACTGCCTCTCTTTTGTAG
- the LOC104242343 gene encoding uncharacterized protein isoform X2: MFTGSTWLHAPTPFCGISGPILHPTPSKLAGGDFSMSSSVRIAVVGDVHDDWNLEEDRKALQLLQPDLVLFTGDFGNENVDLVRSIADLEMTKAVILGNHDAWNTQNFSGREKDAVQLQLECLGDEHVGYRRMDLPMLKLSVVGGRPFSCGGRPLFRKQLLKARYGVHDMDRSAERILQAAMGTPEDHSIIFLAHNGPTGLGAKIDDICGRDWFVGGGDHGDPDLAHALAQLKEAAPYSVPLVIFGHMHKQLALGNGFRKMIVVGNDNTIYLNGAIVPRVRPPALTAESEGTSRAFTIAEISNGRVEKIAETWISVIGDKTRLEEEHILFNSPSRGSVTASLL; encoded by the exons ATGTTCACCGGTAGCACGTGGCTACACGCGCCGACTCCGTTTTGTGGCATTTCCGGCCCCATCCTTCATCCAACGCCGTCAAAACTCGCCGGCGGTGACTTCTCAATGTCCTCTTCCGTCCGAATCGCCGTCGTCGGCGACGTC CATGATGATTGGAACCTAGAAGAAGATAGGAAGGCTCTTCAACTCTTGCAG CCAGATTTGGTGCTATTCACAG GGGATTTTGGGAATGAAAACGTGGATCTAGTCCGAAGCATTGCAGATTTAGAGATGACCAAAGCTGTTATTCTGGGGAACCATGATGCATGGAATACTCAAAACTTTTCTGGAAG GGAAAAAGATGCTGTTCAACTTCAGCTGGAATG TCTTGGTGATGAGCATGTTGGTTACCGTCGCATGGATCTCCCCATGCTAAAACTCAGTGTTGTTGGTGGACGACCTTTTTCTTGTGGTGGTAGGCCCTTATTTCGGAAACAGCTTCTGAAAGCAAG GTATGGTGTCCATGATATGGATAGGAGCGCTGAGAGGATCTTACAAGCTGCCATGGGCACTCCAGAGGATCATTCAATTATATTTCTTGCTCATAATGGTCCAACGG GGCTAGGTGCTAAAATAGATGACATCTGCGGAAGAGACTGGTTTGTTGGAGGTGGCGACCATGGTGATCCAG ATCTAGCACATGCCTTGGCCCAACTAAAAGAGGCTGCTCCATATTCGGTCCCATTGGTCATTTTCGGTCACATGCATAAACAACTTGCTTTAGGAAATGGCTTTCGTAAAATGATAGTGGTCGGAAATGATAATACCATATACTTGAATGGAGCTATTGTTCCCCGGGTTAGACCCCCAGCTTTGACAGCTGAATCCGAAGGCACATCGCGAGCCTTCACCATCGCAGAAATTTCAAACGGAAGAGTGGAGAAGATTGCAGAAACTTGGATTTCTGTCATCGGAGACAAAACAAGATTAGAGGAGGAACATATACTGTTTAATAGTCCAAGCAGAGGTTCTGTCACTGCCTCTCTTTTGTAG